The Stigmatella aurantiaca DW4/3-1 genome contains the following window.
TTCTCGAACTCCGGAAGATGATCTTCGGCGCATTCTCGGCGTCGAGGAAATCGGCCGAGCGCAGGTGCGCGTCCCGTTCCGGAGACCCCGTATAGATGCTGGCCGCATCCGCGCTCACTTCGACCTCTCCTTGGGTCGGCTGGTCCGTGTTCACCCGGAGGGTGCCGGTGAGTTTTTCGAACCGGCCGTGCACCCGGGCCACCACCATGTGACGGGCGGTGAACAGAATGGAGGAGTGTGCGGGGTCGACCGTCCACGTGGCGTGCTGCGTGGGCAGTTGCGGCGAGGGTGCTCGGCCTAAAGAGGGATGGATCATGATCGGTGTCGAGCAGTGAGGAGTGCGAGAGGCTCAACACACAGTAGGGCTTCGAATCCCATGCGGAAGCCCCAGGGCCACAATGGAATCGGGCCTCTGTGGGGTAGTGAGCATGTGTCCGTGGGCCTCACGCTGGGTGAATGCGAGACGGGGGAAGGACGCGAAAAGGGGGAAGCTCCGGGAATAAGGGATGGGCGCGGCGTACCCCTCCCGGACCATTTCCACGGAGACTCACATGGGAACCATGAAGAACGTCGTGAAGGGGCTGGGACTGGGCGCGGTGCTGCTGGCGGGGACGGGGGCGTTGGCGGGCGCCAAGTATGCGCGTCCCGTTTATGTGTCCACCAGTTCGAGCGGCGGGTACGCCTATGGCTCCCTGGGCTCGGCCCGGAACAGCACGGACGCGAACCAGTACATTGGCTGCACCACCAGCACCGGCAGCTCCGGTGAGCAGATCATGAACTGTTTCGCCAGGACGGGGGGCGGCATCTCCGCCTCTTGTACCTCCTCTGCGTCGGCGCTGGTGAATGCGGCCCGCTCGGTGACGGCCGACGCGTACATCGACTTCCGGTGGGACGGCTCCGGGGCGTGCACCCAGCTGACCGTCACCCATGCGTCTTACATTCAGCCCACTGAGCCATGAGGCAGCACGAGTTGCTCTCGCAGCACCTGGAGCCCGGTGGCCAGGGATTCCGGCGCCGGGGTGCGGGAGTGAAGCAAGGTCATCGTGAGCACCGGGGTGCTCTCCAACTCGCTCTTGGCGAACGAGGAGAGGGCCTTGGACGCACCGCACTCGATGAAGACGGTGATCCCCTCGTCTGCCAGCGCATGAAGGGCGTGGGTAAAGTGAACGGTCTGCATCAGGTGATCGGCCAGGTGTCCGGTCAGCGAATCCTGAGCGTGGTAGTACCGGCCCAGGATGGGCGAGAAGACGGGGGCCTTCAGCGGCCGGGAGGTGAAGCGCCGCAGCCTCGCGCGGAAGTCCTCCGCGGCGGGCTTCATCACCGAGGGACAGTGAAAGGGATAGATCGAGTTCAGCTTCTTGAACGCGATGCGCAGGGGGCCACACACGCTCTGTGCCAGGGCCATGGCCTCCTCGGAGCCTGACAGCGCTGTCTGTCCGGCGTGGTTCTCCGCCGCGATGGCGAGGTCCGCGGAGCCAATCAGTTGCACCAGGTGGTTCGTCCGCTCCGCGTCCATTCCCAGCGCGGCCATGAAGCCACTGTGGCTGCCGAGCTTCTGGAGCGCCGCGACGCGCTCGCAGAGGAGCTCCGTGCCCTCCTCCACGGTGAATCCTCCCGCGCAGACCATCGCGGTCAGCTCCCCGAAGCTGTGGCCCACGAACACCTGGGGCACCAGCCCCTGGGATTCCAGGGTCCGGTAAACGGCCAGGGAAGAGCCGTAGATCGCCAGCTGGTAGAGCCCTTGCGCCCGGAGCGTGTGCACCTCGTTCTCGGGCGGAGACGGCGAGGCGAGGTAGTCCGACAAGGTGCCGCCCAGGTGCTTGTGCGCGATGGGATCCATGGCGGCAAGCACTTGCTGGACGGCCGGGTGGCCGTGGGTCAGCCCGGTCAGGGCACCCGGGTAATAGGCCCCCTGGCCAGGGAACAGGACAGCGACACGAGCCTGGGTCATGAAGAAGCCGCCGGTGAGGGAAACACCGGCGGTTATCTCATGTTTTGCGTGTCACGCTTGGCGCCTGAGCCACTCCACGACGCCCGCGCCTTCCCGCTCGCGCAGCGCCACATCCTGGGCGAGCCGCTCCAAGGTTTGCTTCATGGCCTGCTGGGCCTCACCCACTGGGTGGGTTTGAAGCAGCGCCTGGACCTCCTCGAGCTGAGCACGGGTGCGCATCAGCCCCAGGGACTCCACCACCCGACGCAGCAGCATGGGGGCCCCGCCCGTGCGGCCGACCACGTCCTTCCACCGCTTCTGGACCTCGGCCCACCAGGCGTCCCGGCCGGTCCGGTTGGCCAGCAGTCCGCTCAGGTAGGTCGTCACGTCCTGCATCTTCACCGTGTCCGTGAAGAACAGCTCCTGGCCCCGCTTGGCCAGCGCTGGCTCCTCGAAGGAGGTGAGCGCCGTCAGGTAGCGGCGCTGGGTGGCCGGGTCCGGCTCCACCTTCATCTTCTCCAGCAGCGTGTCGAAGAGGGCCGCGTCGCCGTGCCGCGCCACCATGGCCACCGCGCTATCCAGCAGGTTGGGCTCCAGCGCCTGTTTGTCCCCGGCGAACGCCCGCTTCACCCGGGCCCGTGCTTCGCCCAGCGCCCCCTGGCCGCGCGCCAGCACGCCCACCGCGCGCACCAGCGCCGCGCGCCGCAGCCGGATGCGGTTCGACTCCTCCGGCCCTGGCTCCCATCCCAGCTTCTCCAGCCCAGGCCCCAGCAGACGCTCCACCCAGCGGCGGAAGCGCTCCTGGTCCTCGCCCTCCACCAGCCGCGATTCGATGTACGACAGCCGCCCCGCGAGCTCGTCCAGGACGGCGTCGTCCTCCTCGTTGCCGAAGCGGCCGGCCAGGTTCAGGAAGTCCTCCACCTTGGCGAGCCCCGCGCGCACCAGCGCCCACTGGTCCGCCAGCACGCCGATGCGCTCCGAGGGCGCCAGCGCCCCCAGGTTGGAGGCCAGCTTTTGCAGCGACGCCGCGTCATAGGCCACCCGGTAGAAGCCCGTGGAGCCCGCGTTGGCGCTCAGCCAGCGAATCTCCCCGCTGCCCTCCAGCGTCACCGGCGTCCGCTCCTCCCGCAGCAGCACGCGCTGCTCGCGCACCCCGTTGCCATCCTCGAAGCGGAGCACCACCGGCACCGGCCAGCGCTCCCCGCTGGAGGCGCCCGGCTCCGAGTAGAAGCGGCGCTGGGTCAGCGTCACCTGGTGGCCCTCCTGGCTCACGGACACCAGCGGGTAGCCGCTCTGGCCGATCCACGCGTTGGCCAGCTCCACCACCGGCTGGGAGGAGGCGGCCCCCAGCGCCTTCCACAGGTCATCGGCCACCGCGTTGCCCCGCGCGTGCGTGCGCATGTACTGGCGGATGCCCTCGCGGAAGGCCTCCTCGCCGAGGAAGCCCTCGATCATCCGCAGCACCGCGCCGCCCTTCTCGTAGGTGATGAGGTCGAAGCTCTCGCCCGCCTCGCTCGCGTTGCGCACTTCGCCGCGGACGGGGTGCGTGGACTTGAGCGCATCCAGGTGCAGCGCCGCCGCCTTGCCCGTGTCGAAGTCCAGCCACACGCGCCACTCCGGCTTCCAGCTGTCGACGATCTTGTAGGCCATCCACGTGGCGAACGCCTCGTTGAGCCACAGGTCGTCCCACCACACCATCGTGACCCAATTGCCGAACCACTGGTGCGCCAGCTCGTGCGCCACCACCTCGGACACCCGCTTCTGCACCGACAGCGGCGCGGTGGCCGGGTCCAGCAGCAGCGCCACCTCGCGGAAGGTGATGAGGCCGGCGTTCTCCATGGCGCCCGCCTCGAAGTCTGGAATGCCCACCTGGTCCACTTTGCCGTAGGCGTAGGGCAGCCCGAAGTACTCCTGGAGCCGGGGCAAGGACGCCAGCGCCGCCTCCTGGCCAAAGCGCGTCAGGTGGGCCTTCTCTGGCAGCGCCCAGGTGCGCACCGGCACCCCGTCCACCTTCTGCTCGGGCGTGCCCACCAGCGGGCCCACCACCAGCGCGATGAGGTACGAGCTGAGGACGTCCGTCTCCTGGAACGTCACGTGCCGGAAGGCGCCCTCGGTCTTGTCCGACGTCACCGCGCCGTTGGAGAGCACCGTCAGCTCGGGCTTGGCCGGCACGCGCACGCTCAGGGCCCAGTGCGCCTTGAAGGCGGGTTCGTCGAAGCAGGGGAAGAGGCGCCGGGCGTCGGCGGTCTCGAACTGGGTGGCGGCGACCTTGCCCGACAGGTACAGGCCCCGCAGCCCCTCGGTGAAGCGGCCCGTCCAGTCCACCGCCAGCGAGCCCTCGCCGGTGGGCAGGGGCGAGGCGAAGCGCAGCACCACCGTCTCGCTCTCGGCCACGGGCTGGATGGAGGTGGGCGTGTGCTGGGTGCCCCCGATGCGCACGCTCACCTGGGTGAGTTGCAGCGCGAGGGCATGGAGGATGATCTCGTTCGTGGGCGCATGCACCGTCAGCTCGACGGTCTGCGTGCCAGTGAAGGTCCGCGCTTCCAGGTCGAGCGACACCGTGGCGGTGTAGCGGCGGGGGAGGACGGTCCGCGGCAGGCGGAAGTTCTTGTCTGCGGTCAGGTGAGCCATAGGGCCGGGCACTCTAGCGCCGGCGCAAGCCGTTGGCCGCACGGGATGTGCAGGGTGTCAGGCGGTGGGCGGATGGCGCCTGCTACAGCCCTCCCACCTCCAGTGCTCCCCCCACGCCCGGAAACGGCTTGGTCACGGTGGCGCTGAAGACGATGTCCTCCAGGCGGATGTTCACGGGCAGATCGTCCGCCCCGCCCAGCCCCACCCGCCGCACCGTGTTGTTGACGATGATCCAGATGCGAGGCTTGCCCAGCGCCTCCTTGAGGACGGGGTTCTCGGTGTGCACGGGCACCCGCTGGCCCGGGGCGAAGGACTGGGTGGGCAGCACGACGGAGGCCCGCGAGAAGTACGGGGGCAGGTTCCGGTCCGTGTAGGGCACGGCCGCGCCCGGGGTGGCCCGGCCCTCCAGGGACAGCCGGATGCCCAGCTCCAGCGTCAGCGCGCGCGTGGGGTTCACCACCGTCAGGTCCGCGGCGACGGTCTGCACGATGACGTCCCCTTGGGACTCCTCGGGCAGGTCGAGGGCGATCTCCATATAGACCGGCTCGAGGATGGAGGTGAGGGGCACGTTCTGGTCGATGGGCTCGGTGGAGACGTCCACCTCGGCCGAGCAGGCGGTGAGCGCCAGGAGGCTGGCCAGCAGCAAGAAGGAGGGGGGCTGCATCGGGTTCTTCATCGGGTTCTTCATCGGGTTCTTCATCGGAAGGTCCAGGAGAAGTCCAGCACGGGCGACACCGGCAGCCCGCCGTTGGCGAAGACAGGGTCGGACAGGTCGACATACGCGGCGCCGAGCGCCATGCCGAAGCGCTCACCGCCGTAGCGCACGCCGGCCGCGGCGCGGAGCGCGGAGCCCCCCTTGATGCGCGCACCCACCTCCGCGATGAGCACCCACGGGCCTGACAGGTGCAGCGCCGCCGCGCCGGTCAGCGACAGGTAGGACGTCTCGAAGTACGCGAAGCGCGCCTCCCCTTGGACGAGCAGGGGCCCCAGCGTCAGGCCGTAGGCGCCATATAGGGTGGGGCCCGACAGGGTGGGCTCGAAGCGCTGAACGGCGGGCTCCTGCGCCTCGACGACGGCCGAGTAGACCGAGGCCCCCACGAAGTGGGTGTAGCGGGCTCCCAGGACGAGCCGCTGGGAGCCCAGGGCCTTCGCCCAGCGCAGGCCCACGTTGGGGGCCAGCAGCAGGTCCGCGTACAGAGAGGTGTCCACCGCGAAGCCCGCCGCCACGGGAATCGCCGAGCGCTGGAGGCCCAGCACAGGGTGCTCGATGACGGAGGCCGCATCCGTGGTGAGCAGCCGCGCGTTCCCGGACTGGAACGCTCCGAGGGGCTGGGCGAGGCCTTCGCCTGGGCCGAGCAGCAGCAGCAGCAGGGGGCACAAGACATATATCGAGAGGGGGGAGAGAGAACGAGGGCGCCGGAGGCTCAATCCACGGGCTCCTTGGGACGGGCGGGAGGGGAGGACCCGCTGTATGGCGCGGAAATCACGGCGGTGGATCTTCCTGTGGACGGAAGTGTTTCCTACCCGGCGGGACCTCGAACCCCATCGAGGAGCTCAGGAGCGGCCAATATTTTTTATTTTGTAAGAAAGTGAACAATGCCATTGCCGGTGGGGTCCATGGGCATGGCGGGAGCATCGAGCGGGGTGGTTGCGTGCGGGCGGAAGTCACCGGCCCAGAGTTCCGCGAGCTTTCCTCGTGCGCTGCTGGGGCCGCAGGAGGATCCTTATGATGGGTTCCAGGGCCACCACCGCCTGGATGGTGGGTGTGCTGCTGTATGCGGGAGCGGTCCAAGCGCAGGGCAGCGCGCCGGCCACACCGCCGAAGCTGCCACCCGGGGTCTCCGCCGCGCTGTGGAAGCTCTCCGTGCCTCCCGGCGCGGAGCCCACGCCAGAGAAGGTCTCGCTCGGGGAGAAGCTGTTTCTCGACCCGAGGTTGTCGGCGGACAACACCGTGTCGTGCTCCACCTGCCACGAGCCGGCCCAGGGCTTCGTGGATGGCAAGGCGCTGTCCACCGGCATCAAGGGCCAGCAGGTGACGCGCAACAGCCCCACGGTGCTCAACGCCCTGTTCAACGCCTCCCAGTTCTGGGATGGGCGCGCGGGGACGCTGGAGGACCAGGCCAAGCTGCCCATCCTCAACCCGCGCGAGATGGGCATGCCCTCTCCGGAGGCGGTGGTGGCCAAGGTGCAGGCCATCCCCGAGTACGCCACCGCGTTCAAGGCCGTCTTCGGCCGGGACGTGAACTACGATGACCTGGCGGCGGCCATCGCCGCCTTCGAGCGCACCCAGTTCTCGGGCAATGCCCGCTTCGATGCCTTCATTACTGGGGATTCGAAGGCGCTCAACGCCTCGGAGAAGCGCGGGTGGGCGCTGTTCAACGGCAAGGCGCGCTGCAACTCCTGCCACGCGGCGAACATCGTCTCGCCGCTCTTCTCGGACCAGAAGTTCCACAACATTGGCATCGCGGCGCACAAGCAGGACTTCGTCCAGCTGGCGCGCAAAGCCGTGGGCGTGGTGCGGCTCGGGGACGAGAAGCAGATCGACGAGCTGGCGCTTCAGACGGAGTTCTCCGAGCTGGGCCGCTTTCTGGTGACGAAGCAGGAGAACGACATCGGCACCTTCAAGACGCCCACCCTGCGCAACGTGGGCATCACCGGCCCGTACATGCACGACGGCTCGCTGACGACGCTGTGGGACGTGATGGACCACTACAACAAGGGCGGCGTGCCCAATCCCTACCTGGATGGCGGGATGCAGCGGCTGGGGCTCACCGAGCCGGAGATCGACGACCTGGTGGCCTTCCTCTTCAGCCTCACGGACGCGCGCTACGCGAAGCTCAATGGCCAGGAGCTGGCGCGGCAGCAGAAGCGCAAGGGCACCCGCCCGGAGCGCGACACGGCGGTGGCCTTGGGCAAGAAGGGCAACCTGGGAGACCTCGCGCCCAATCCGGACCTGGCGGTGAAGAACCCGGCGGCGGTGGGTGTGTACGGCGCGGAGACCTTGGTCCCCGGCGCGGCGAAGTAGGGAGAACACAAAGCCATGTCCAACAAGTTCAAGAGCGTCGAGACGAAGTATTACGAAGAGCGCCAGGAGCTGTTCGAGGGGCTCCAGCGCCTGGACCGCCGCGCCTTCATGCGCGTGGCGGGCGTGTCCGCCGGCATCGTCGCCGGCATGGGGCTGGTGACGCCCGCGAGCTTCCAGCTCGTCCAGGTCGCCGAGGCGCAGGGCAATCCGGAGAAGCCGAAGTTCACCTTCGCGTACATCTCCGACACGCACCTGTACGAGCAGAAGCTCAATGACCGGTTCGTGCGCTCCATCCTCAAGGCGGTGGACGATGTGAACGCGCTGGATCCGCAGCCGGACTTCGTCCTGTTCGGCGGGGACCTGGCGCAGCTGGGGCAGGCCGGCGAGCTGAAGCTGGGGGCGCAGATCCTCAAGAGCGTGAAGGCGCCCGTGAGGATGATGGTGGGCGAGCACGACTGGTTCCTCGACATGGGGGAGCTGTGGCGCGAGCTGTTCGGCGAGCCCACCTATTCGTTCGACCACAAGGGCATTCACTTCGTGGTGCTCAACTCCATCCAGGAAAAGGATTTTTGGACGGAGCGCGGCCTGACGCCCATGCAGCGCATGCAGATCGTCGCCGGCCTGGACAACGGGATTCAGTCCCGCTTCGAGGTGGGCGCCGAGCAGCGCGCGTGGTTGCAGAAGGACCTGGCCAAGGTGGACAAGAAGACGCCGGTCATCGTCTTCAGCCACTCGCCGCTCTACAAGTACTACAAGCCCTGGAACTTCTGGACGGACGACGCGGACGAGGTGCAGGCGCTCCTCAAGCCCTTCGAGAAGGTGACGGTCATCCACGGCCACACGCACCAGTTGCTCACCAACCGCATCGACAACATCCACTTCCACGGCATGCTGTCCACCGCGTGGCCCTGGCCATACGCCCCGGAAGGCCTGCCTTCCTTCACCATGCCGATGAACCGCGCGGACCCGTTCAGCGCCTTCGATGGATGCGGGGACGGGCGCATGGATGTGCTCGAGGCAGGCCTCGTCAACAAGCTCTACAACCTGTGGGAGCGCAACCCCATCACCGTGCGCGCGAGCTACCTCGCGTCGAACGGCAAGAAGGATGCGCCCCCCCGCCCCAAGCTCCCCACCTACTGAGCGAGGACACCGGCATGAACTTCCAGACAAAGCTCCTTGCAGGACTCGTCGCGGCCAGCTCCCTCGCGGGGGGCGCGGCGCTCGCCACCGGCTCCGGGCTCAAGGCCGAGCCGCTTCCCCAACACAAAGTCCCCGTCTCCAAGGAGGGCAACCTCGTCGTCGGCCTGTGCGACGGCGTGACCTCCATGGAGGTAGAAGGGGTGAAGGACGGCCAGCCGATGACGCGCGACCAGGCCCAGTCCGTCTCCACCGCGTTGATGGCCGAGTGGCGCCGCAAGAACCCGGACGCGAACTGGGACGATGTGCCCCTGCCGGTGAAGGCGGTGGCCCAGACGGGCAAGCCCAAGGCGCCGGGCACGCCACCCGCCGCGGTGGACGCCACCCAGCAGAAACCCTCCGCCGGCGGGGCGGTGAAGAACGCCGGGCAGAACGCGGCGGCGGGGGCCTCGGAGGTGGCGGCGAAGAAAGACGCCAACCTTCAGACGGGCCACACCTACGGCGCGTTCAGCGAGCGGGACGAGAAGATCTGGGCCGACTCCACGCAGGCCTTCGTGGATGAGGGGCACCGCGTGTTCCACGACGCGGCGGCGCTGGGCGGCACCATCGCGGTGTCCTGCGACATGTGCCACCCGGACGCGGCCAACACGCACCCGGAGACGTACCCGAAGTACCAGGTGCAGCTGGGCCGCGTGGCGATGCTGCGCGACATGATCAACTGGTGCATCCAGAACCCGGTGCGCGGCAAGCCGCTGGCCGATGACGACCCGAAGATGAAGGCCATGGAGGCCTACATCTACGCCCGCCGCAAGGGCGTGCCGCTGGAGTTTGGCAAGCACTGACGGCTGCGTCACCGCTGCCGTTTCACGCGCGAAGGGGAGTGCCTCCGGTGGGGGCGCTCCCCTTTGTGTTACTGGAGTGGCTGGGCTGCTTGCCTGGGGCCCTCGCTGGGGCTGACGAGGGGAAGGCTGCCCGCCAGCTTGAAGACATTCTGATCGAGAAATCTCATGATGGCGTCGATGGGCGAGGACGCCTCGATCATCTGAATGAGCCGGGCCCCCGTTTCAATGGCGGGAAGTGCCCCCTGCGTGTTCTCCATGCGCTGGCGCAAGGTCTTTCCCGGAAGCGGGACGTCCGCGGTGGGCTCGGCGGGGCCGTGGGAGAAGGAGTCCTGGATCAGGTGGAGCAGGATGCCCGCCGCCCGGTGCGGGGCGTGGCTGGCCAGGATCGGCTTGAGCCCCCACGTACAGGGGCCTTTGAGGAAGACCTGGGTTCCCTCGAAGCGCGAGGCCAGGAGTTGGAACTGGGGGCCGGAGTCCACCTTGCCCAACGCCAGCTCGACCGCGAAGCGCGACCATTCGAGCACCTTCGAGAGGCGGCCCGGCTTGAACTCGCCCAGCCCGGACAGGCTGGGGGGGGCCTCGGGCCAGCTCACCCCCCGGAGGAACTCCTGCGCTTTCAAGGGGGCTTCCCTGGGATCGGCATAGTCCTCCGCGTCCCAGCGGGGCAGCGCCGTCAAGTCAATGCCGTGGAGCAACGGTCCTCCCGCATAGGAGGGGCTCTTCGCGCGGGCGGTCTCCAAGGCCCGTCTCAGCGTGAGAAGGGTCATGCTCTCGTGGACTGGTTTTGCTGAATTCCAAGAGCCCGCGATTTCGTGACAAGACTTGTGGAGCGGCATGCATGGCCTCTGCTCACTCGCGTGGAGGAGCCCATTGTAGACCTCTGCAAAGGAGAGCGGCAAGGCCGGGTCCGGGGCTGCCGGGATGAGTCCAATACCCGAACAACCGTAAAGGCTTTCGAGGAAGACAATTCATTCGATGAGAGGGCTTACGTTCTCTTCCTGCCGAGGTGAATCAGTACCGATAAGACAAGGAGAGCCATTCCAGCAGACAATCCCTGACTGGCCAGCGGATCGGGATTCGCGGCACACCCGCCGGGTGTCTCAGCTTCCAAGAAGGGAGAGATGAAATCTTCAAGGAAGACATCGGCTCGCATCCCGTATGCCTGCTTGCTCAGGGAGCAGTCCGTACTGCCCGATTGGATGAGCCCCACCAGGGTCTCCTGTCCGCTGGCGGTCAGCAGGATGGCGCCTCCGGAGTCGCGGAAACAGGGAAGGGCCGGGCCTGCCGCGAGCGAGAGCCGGGTTTCCTCGAGCCCCGCGAGCACGGCGGTGCCGGTGTGCTTCGCGGCGGGGCCCTCCTCCTCGCGGGAGCGCTTGCCAAAGCCGACGATGCGGACGGTTCGCCCCACATCGGAAGCGGTGAGCGGCCCCAGTGTCGGCCAGGGGACCGGGGAGGCGGGCCGGGCCAACTCCAGGAGCGCGATGTCCTGCGCCGGTGCGGAGGGGGTGTAAGCCGGGTGCACCATCACGCGGGAGACAGGCACGGTCTCCCCCTCCCCGCCGGGCTCGGTGCCCAGGAAGACCGAGAGCGCCCGGGGGAGGGCCGCGCAGTGTGCCGCGGTGAGCACCACCCGGGGGGAGAGCAGGACGCCGGAGCAGAAGGGCTGGCCCGCGTTCAGCAGGGCCACCACGGTGGGGTCCGCCTGGGTGGCGGTCCCTCCGATGATGGCCCCAGGCACGGGCCCCAGCCCCAGCACCAGCGCGAGCATCCACATCGGCCCTTGCAAGGAGACTCCCGGGGGATTCAAGGGGCGGGGGCTCGCCTCCGGCGTTCAGCAGCCGCAGTTCCGGGCATTGCGCACGAGGCAGTCATTGAGCGTCGGCCAGCCGTAAGAAGCATATCCAGGGTGGACCGTACACATATAGGTCCCGGCGACCTGGCAGAAGGTATCGCAATACGGCGCTTCCTGCTCGCTGGGGCGGTTCAAAGACAGCACTTGCCCGTTGATGACACCATACAGGTTCTTCTCCTCCAGCGACGCGAGGCTCCCGGGTGTCTGGATTTGAGCGAACACCAGGGCCACTTCACCCTGGGCGCTGAGCTGGAACAAGACAGCCGCGCGCTCCTCGCCCCGGGCGAAAGGGATTCCCAGCAGGGACTGCGCCCCCGTCACGGTATCCGCCGTCTGCTCGAGTTGCATCGTGAACCCCTGGCCCTCCAGGAACAGGCGGAGTTGCTGGGCGTCTGTGTTTGTCTTCACGAGCTGTTCGGCCAGGGACGGGGTGCCCTCGAGGTCTTCCCCGGGGGTGGAGCAGCCGCCCAGGGCGAGCAGGGAGCAAACACAGAGCATCACGGCGGTACGGAGCTTCAGGGGGCGGTGCATGGGGGTTCTCCTTTGGAAGACTTCGGCCATGATCGCCCAATAGAACCGTGCGTCATGGGACTGACGCCGGGGGAAGGCCTACGACTTAAGTCGGATGCGCTCTGGGGAGAATTCAGGGGTGAGGGAGGCTGGGGGACCTGTGCCAAGCTGCGCCCCCCATGACCTCCGTCTCCCTGCCCCCCCTCTTCCCAGCAGTCCGCGGAACGTCCGAAGAGGCCCGGTGGCCCCTGGCGCTTCTGGCGGCGCTGGTGCTGGTGCTGCTGCCGACGTTGATCTTCACACCCGCGGGCCGGCTCAACTGGGTGCTGGAGACGGGCCCCGGCCTTGTCGGCATCGCCGTGCTGGCGGCCACCTTCCGCCGCTTTCCCATGTCCCGCTGGGTCTACGTCTGCGTCTTCCTGCACGTCCTGGTGCTGACCTATGGGGCCTACTACACCTATGCGCTCACCCCGCTGGGCAACTGGGCGCGTGACACCTTCGGCCTGTCGCGCAATCCCTATGACCGGGTAGGCCACTTCGCGCAGGGTTTTTTTCCCGCCTTCGTCATCCGCGAGGTGTTGATGCGGCGGACCCCGCTGCGCCAGGGCGGGTGGTTGGGCTTCCTGACAGGCTCGGTGGCGCTCGCCTTCAGCGCTTTCTACGAACTGCTGGAGTGGTGGGCGGCGCTGATGCTGGATCCTCAAGGAGGGGATGCGTTCCTCGGGACCCAGGGGGACATCTGGGACGCTCAGTGGGACATGTTCATGTGCCTGTGTGGCGCCACCCTGGCCTTGCTGCTCTTTGCGCGGGCCCACACGCGCAGCATCGAGCGGCTGGCCGCCCGAAGCGCCCCCTGAGCGCTACTCCGACCGCATGGCCTCCACCGGATCCAGCTTCGCGGCGCGCGCGGCTGGGTAGATGCCGAAGCCCAGCCCCACCCCGCAGCTCATCGCCAGCGACAGCACCACGGACCAGGTGGGCACCTCCGTGGGCAGGTTGATCACCCACCGCGCCAGGTGCGCCAGCCCGATGCCCAGGGCCACCCCCAT
Protein-coding sequences here:
- a CDS encoding DUF2238 domain-containing protein — translated: MTSVSLPPLFPAVRGTSEEARWPLALLAALVLVLLPTLIFTPAGRLNWVLETGPGLVGIAVLAATFRRFPMSRWVYVCVFLHVLVLTYGAYYTYALTPLGNWARDTFGLSRNPYDRVGHFAQGFFPAFVIREVLMRRTPLRQGGWLGFLTGSVALAFSAFYELLEWWAALMLDPQGGDAFLGTQGDIWDAQWDMFMCLCGATLALLLFARAHTRSIERLAARSAP